Proteins encoded in a region of the Funiculus sociatus GB2-C1 genome:
- a CDS encoding DUF11 domain-containing protein, with amino-acid sequence MKYLLNLLERIYLPLTVILTCSVAYQSLPVGSVEILNSASANGDNLPPGGVQSNQTTLTAGQAVLELIKTGDRAAAEPGDTVIYRLALKNTGTAAANNIVITDKLPVGLQYLPKALQGSLSTGTSTTPVTLQPASTSNRTVTFIYPRLAPNETLNIVYAAVVTPDAVRGDGKNQAQEARSNIATHQLRIRPGILSDCGTLIGRVFVDKNFDGEQQPGEPGVPNAVIFMDDGNRITTDANGLFSLANVLSGYRTGTLDLTSLPGYTLAPNKRFIERNSQSRLVQLQPGGLVRMNFGVTPAYGEGQP; translated from the coding sequence ATGAAATACCTGTTAAATCTGTTAGAGCGTATCTACCTACCTCTAACAGTCATATTGACTTGTTCGGTTGCCTATCAGTCGTTACCTGTTGGCTCAGTTGAAATCTTAAATTCAGCTTCAGCTAATGGTGACAATCTGCCACCAGGCGGCGTGCAATCGAATCAAACAACGCTTACAGCAGGACAAGCTGTATTAGAGTTGATTAAAACAGGCGATCGCGCCGCAGCTGAACCGGGCGATACCGTTATCTACCGCCTCGCGCTGAAAAATACTGGTACAGCAGCCGCCAACAACATTGTCATCACAGACAAACTGCCTGTCGGTTTGCAATATTTGCCTAAAGCTTTGCAAGGCTCTCTCTCCACTGGCACCTCAACTACTCCAGTAACATTACAGCCAGCTAGCACCTCTAACCGGACAGTTACCTTTATTTATCCCAGATTGGCTCCCAATGAGACATTGAACATTGTCTATGCCGCCGTAGTGACACCAGACGCAGTGCGGGGTGACGGGAAAAATCAAGCTCAGGAAGCCAGGAGCAACATCGCCACGCATCAGCTACGCATTAGACCCGGAATTTTATCAGACTGCGGCACCCTAATTGGGCGGGTATTTGTCGATAAAAACTTTGACGGCGAACAGCAGCCAGGAGAGCCTGGAGTGCCAAATGCCGTGATTTTTATGGATGACGGCAACCGCATCACCACCGATGCCAATGGGCTGTTTTCTCTAGCCAATGTGCTATCCGGTTATCGTACAGGCACTCTGGACTTAACCAGTCTGCCGGGATACACGCTGGCTCCAAACAAACGCTTTATTGAGCGCAATAGTCAGTCTCGCTTGGTGCAGCTGCAACCAGGAGGACTGGTAAGAATGAATTTCGGAGTGACACCCGCGTATGGCGAGGGGCAGCCATGA
- the ileS gene encoding isoleucine--tRNA ligase: MTATGNYKDTVNLPKTQFDMRANAIKREPELQKFWAEQQIYERLSQNNPGELFILHDGPPYANGSLHIGHALNKILKDIINKYQLLQGRKVRYVPGWDCHGLPIELKVLQNMKQPERQNLTTLELRHKARDFALKTVDEQSQSFKRYGIWGDWENPYLTLKPEYEAAQIGVFGQMMLKGYIYRGLKPVHWSPSSKTALAEAELEYPEGHTSRSLYAAFRMTSLSEAVKPALGEFLPDLGVAIWTTTPWTIPANLAVSLNPDLTYAVVEVESQSAIGWKYLIVAADLVERLSVTFGTQLTVKATVMGKDLEYSTYRHPLFDRESPVVIGGDYVTTESGTGLVHTAPGHGQDDYLVGQRYNLPILSPVDADGKFTEEAGQFAGLNVLGDANQAVIDALVGVGSLLKEEPYVHKYPYDWRTQKPTIFRATEQWFASVEGFREEALKAIASVRWIPAVGQNRITPMVADRSDWCISRQRSWGVPIPVFYDEETGEPLLNEESIAHVQAIIAQKGSDAWWEMSVEELLPETYRNNGKSYRKGTDTMDVWFDSGSSWAAVLKQRPELPYPADMYLEGSDQHRGWFQSSLLTSVATNGIAPYKTVLTHGFTLDEKGMKMSKSLGNVVDPAMVIEGGKNQKNDPPYGADVLRLWVSSVDYTSDVPISKSILKQLGDVRNKIRNTARFLLGNLHDFDPAKDAVPYNELPELDRYMLHRMTEVFAEVTQAFESFQFFRFFQTVQNFCVVDLSNFYLDIAKDRLYISAPDSFRRRSTQTVLAVAVENLARAIAPVLCHMAEDIWQYIPYPTPHNSVFEAGWVKLDEQWNKPEMAPFWLQLRQIRTEVNKVMEQARAEKMIGSSLEAKVLLYIPNAEFRSLLQDLNPNSVPSTHNGVDELRYLFITSQVELLDSPDALQGLKYSLQSDGIGIGVVKADGEKCDRCWNYSLQVGESTEHPLLCERCIPALAGQF, from the coding sequence GTGACAGCAACAGGGAACTATAAGGACACCGTTAATCTGCCCAAAACCCAGTTTGATATGCGGGCGAACGCCATCAAACGGGAACCCGAACTGCAAAAGTTTTGGGCAGAACAGCAAATTTACGAGCGCTTGTCGCAGAACAATCCCGGCGAGTTATTTATTCTGCACGATGGCCCACCCTACGCTAATGGGTCATTGCATATTGGTCATGCCCTAAATAAAATTCTCAAGGATATCATCAACAAATACCAACTGCTGCAAGGGCGCAAAGTTCGCTACGTTCCAGGTTGGGATTGTCACGGCTTGCCTATTGAGCTGAAAGTCCTTCAGAATATGAAACAACCTGAGAGGCAAAATCTCACTACTCTGGAACTCCGCCACAAAGCCAGAGACTTTGCTCTCAAGACTGTGGATGAGCAGTCCCAAAGCTTCAAGCGCTACGGTATCTGGGGCGACTGGGAAAACCCTTATCTGACGCTAAAGCCGGAATATGAAGCGGCTCAGATTGGCGTTTTCGGTCAGATGATGCTGAAAGGTTACATCTATCGCGGCTTGAAACCCGTTCACTGGAGTCCCAGTTCTAAAACGGCGTTGGCTGAGGCAGAGTTGGAATATCCGGAAGGTCACACTTCGCGCAGTCTATATGCGGCGTTCCGGATGACGAGTCTTTCGGAGGCAGTGAAACCTGCGCTGGGAGAGTTTTTGCCGGATTTGGGTGTAGCTATCTGGACGACGACACCTTGGACGATTCCCGCTAACTTGGCTGTCAGTTTAAACCCAGACTTAACTTATGCGGTGGTTGAAGTTGAGTCGCAATCTGCTATTGGCTGGAAATACTTGATCGTCGCTGCTGATTTGGTTGAGCGATTATCTGTTACGTTTGGTACTCAGCTGACCGTGAAAGCGACAGTTATGGGCAAGGATTTGGAGTATTCCACTTACCGCCATCCTCTATTTGACCGCGAAAGCCCGGTTGTAATTGGGGGGGATTACGTCACAACTGAGTCTGGAACTGGTTTGGTACATACTGCCCCTGGTCATGGTCAAGATGACTACCTAGTGGGTCAGCGTTATAATTTGCCCATTTTGTCTCCGGTTGATGCCGATGGGAAATTTACCGAGGAGGCGGGACAGTTTGCGGGATTAAATGTGCTGGGTGATGCCAATCAAGCGGTGATTGATGCTCTCGTGGGAGTGGGTTCGTTGTTGAAGGAAGAACCCTATGTCCACAAGTATCCTTACGATTGGCGGACGCAAAAGCCAACGATTTTCCGGGCGACAGAACAGTGGTTTGCTTCTGTGGAGGGATTTCGGGAGGAAGCGCTCAAAGCGATCGCATCCGTAAGATGGATTCCCGCAGTTGGTCAAAACCGCATCACGCCAATGGTTGCAGATCGTTCCGATTGGTGCATCTCCCGTCAGCGCAGCTGGGGCGTCCCAATTCCCGTCTTCTACGACGAGGAGACGGGCGAACCTCTGCTAAACGAAGAATCTATCGCCCACGTTCAGGCAATTATCGCCCAGAAGGGTTCTGATGCTTGGTGGGAAATGTCGGTAGAGGAGTTGTTGCCAGAAACATACCGCAATAATGGCAAGTCTTACCGCAAAGGCACCGATACAATGGATGTCTGGTTTGACTCCGGTTCTTCTTGGGCGGCTGTACTGAAACAACGCCCGGAATTGCCCTATCCAGCGGATATGTATCTGGAAGGTTCGGATCAGCATCGCGGTTGGTTCCAGTCCAGCCTCTTAACCAGTGTGGCAACTAACGGCATCGCACCCTACAAAACCGTATTAACCCACGGTTTTACGCTGGATGAAAAGGGTATGAAGATGAGCAAATCGCTGGGTAATGTTGTCGATCCAGCAATGGTCATCGAAGGCGGCAAAAATCAAAAAAATGATCCTCCCTATGGTGCTGATGTGTTGCGTCTGTGGGTGTCCTCGGTAGACTACACCTCAGATGTCCCGATCAGCAAAAGCATCCTCAAGCAGTTGGGGGATGTGAGAAACAAGATTCGCAATACGGCGCGTTTCTTGTTGGGGAATTTGCACGATTTCGACCCTGCGAAGGATGCGGTTCCTTACAATGAGTTGCCGGAACTCGACCGCTATATGCTGCACCGAATGACGGAAGTATTCGCGGAGGTTACTCAAGCGTTTGAGAGTTTCCAGTTTTTCCGCTTTTTCCAAACGGTGCAGAATTTCTGCGTAGTTGACTTGTCTAACTTCTATCTAGATATTGCCAAAGATAGGCTTTATATTAGCGCCCCGGATTCTTTCCGCCGTCGCAGCACTCAGACAGTGCTGGCTGTGGCTGTAGAGAATTTAGCACGAGCGATCGCGCCCGTTCTCTGTCATATGGCAGAAGATATCTGGCAATATATCCCCTATCCCACGCCTCACAATTCTGTGTTTGAAGCAGGTTGGGTAAAATTAGACGAGCAATGGAACAAGCCAGAAATGGCACCATTCTGGCTACAGTTGCGGCAAATTCGCACCGAAGTTAACAAGGTGATGGAACAAGCACGCGCCGAAAAAATGATTGGTTCTTCCTTGGAAGCCAAAGTTTTACTCTACATCCCGAATGCTGAATTTCGATCTTTACTGCAAGATTTGAATCCTAACTCAGTCCCCAGCACACACAATGGTGTGGATGAGTTGCGTTACCTGTTTATTACTTCTCAGGTAGAACTGCTGGATTCTCCAGACGCTTTGCAGGGTTTAAAATACAGCTTGCAGTCAGATGGGATAGGAATTGGTGTAGTTAAAGCAGACGGGGAAAAATGCGATCGCTGTTGGAATTACTCCCTCCAGGTCGGCGAATCAACTGAACATCCCCTACTTTGCGAACGCTGCATTCCAGCCTTAGCAGGTCAATTTTAA
- a CDS encoding Ycf66 family protein, which produces MLAYILAIAVAVSSLALYLAAFFFPEVHRKNDFIWSGVGLFYALVLWVCAGRITGGVLLGQVASVALLGWLGWETLTLRRSLTPAAQQTAIPSPEALQELTKLSPQQRVTNLFANLKETVGKVTGDKSKSDTQTTPPPAPTDSAKSPVTVVDNRVADNNQPPVPPAPPQSQLLDSIVGQEVVDEVTVEELAQEAAPQTDLDDLEPQAAVEATESATTESEAPEPVLPNPPAPVVETNLDDLEPQAAVEAPESATTEAETLEPVRPHPPDPELVEAALEDAEEKHVPASPPPTSEETPASEANQPLENPPNPT; this is translated from the coding sequence ATGCTGGCATATATCCTGGCGATCGCTGTTGCTGTTAGTAGCCTCGCCCTTTACTTAGCAGCTTTCTTTTTCCCTGAAGTCCATCGCAAGAATGACTTTATCTGGAGTGGCGTGGGATTATTCTACGCCTTGGTTTTGTGGGTGTGTGCGGGACGCATCACAGGCGGCGTACTGCTGGGACAAGTAGCTAGCGTGGCGCTACTCGGTTGGTTGGGTTGGGAAACGCTTACATTACGGCGCTCCCTCACCCCAGCAGCACAGCAGACTGCGATACCTAGCCCAGAGGCGTTACAGGAACTGACAAAATTATCCCCACAGCAGCGGGTCACTAATCTGTTCGCAAATCTTAAAGAAACTGTGGGTAAAGTAACAGGGGATAAAAGCAAATCAGACACCCAAACCACCCCACCCCCAGCACCCACTGACTCAGCAAAATCACCCGTTACGGTGGTGGACAACCGAGTAGCTGATAACAATCAACCGCCCGTACCACCAGCGCCCCCCCAGTCTCAACTGCTAGATTCCATCGTAGGGCAAGAAGTAGTTGATGAAGTCACTGTAGAAGAACTGGCTCAAGAAGCCGCACCCCAAACCGATTTGGATGACTTGGAACCCCAAGCAGCTGTAGAAGCAACTGAATCAGCCACAACCGAATCAGAGGCTCCTGAACCCGTTCTTCCGAACCCACCCGCTCCTGTGGTGGAAACCAATTTGGATGATCTGGAACCCCAAGCAGCTGTAGAAGCACCTGAATCAGCCACAACCGAAGCTGAGACTCTTGAACCCGTTCGTCCGCACCCACCCGATCCTGAATTGGTGGAAGCGGCTCTAGAAGATGCCGAAGAGAAGCATGTCCCAGCTTCACCTCCACCTACCTCAGAAGAAACTCCAGCGTCAGAAGCTAATCAACCCTTAGAAAACCCACCCAACCCAACTTAA
- the gndA gene encoding NADP-dependent phosphogluconate dehydrogenase, with the protein MTQQSFGVIGLAVMGENLALNVERNGFPISVYNRTPEKTDAFMAQRAQGKNVHAAYSIEDFVKSLERPRKILIMVKAGAPVDAVINQLKPLLDEGDIIIDGGNSLFDDTARRTRELEPEGFRFIGMGVSGGEEGALNGPSMMPGGTKSSYEYLEPILTKIAAQVDDGPCVTYIGPGGAGHYVKMVHNGIEYGDMQLIAEAYDLLKNALGLDHQQLHEIFAEWNTTDELNSYLIEITADIFTYIDPDINQPLVDKILDAAGQKGTGRWTVQSALELGICIPTMTAAVNARIMSAFKKERVAASEILTGPSGKYEGDTKTFINQIRDALYCSKICSYAQGMALLSAASKAYSYDLNLSETARIWKGGCIIRAGFLNKIKSAFKENPELPNLLLAPEFKQTILDRQDAWREVLSQSAKLGIPVPAFSASLDYFDSYRRDRLPQNLTQAQRDYFGAHTYERIDKEGFFHTEWTALDEETLQTSTPVPLQAQDPAVVLTTPDAPE; encoded by the coding sequence ATGACACAGCAGAGCTTTGGTGTAATTGGTTTAGCCGTCATGGGCGAAAACTTGGCGCTAAATGTAGAGCGCAATGGGTTCCCCATCTCCGTCTATAACCGCACGCCAGAAAAAACGGATGCCTTTATGGCCCAGCGGGCGCAGGGAAAAAATGTCCACGCCGCCTATTCAATTGAAGATTTTGTCAAATCTCTGGAACGCCCCCGCAAAATCCTGATCATGGTAAAAGCTGGTGCGCCAGTGGATGCGGTGATTAACCAGCTCAAACCCCTGCTGGATGAGGGCGACATTATTATCGACGGTGGAAACTCCCTGTTTGACGATACCGCTCGTCGCACTCGCGAATTAGAGCCGGAGGGGTTCAGGTTTATCGGGATGGGTGTCAGTGGGGGTGAAGAAGGGGCGCTGAATGGCCCTAGCATGATGCCAGGAGGCACGAAAAGCTCCTACGAGTATCTGGAGCCAATTTTGACGAAGATTGCGGCTCAGGTAGATGATGGCCCCTGTGTGACCTATATTGGCCCGGGTGGGGCTGGTCACTACGTCAAGATGGTACACAATGGCATTGAGTACGGCGATATGCAGCTGATTGCGGAAGCATACGACTTGCTCAAGAATGCTTTGGGGTTGGATCACCAGCAACTGCACGAGATTTTTGCCGAATGGAACACCACCGATGAACTCAATTCCTACCTAATTGAGATTACGGCGGATATCTTTACTTACATCGATCCAGATATTAATCAACCTCTGGTTGATAAGATTCTCGATGCGGCTGGGCAAAAAGGTACGGGACGTTGGACTGTTCAGAGTGCGCTGGAGTTGGGGATCTGTATTCCGACGATGACGGCGGCGGTTAATGCCCGGATCATGTCTGCCTTTAAGAAGGAGCGGGTGGCTGCTTCGGAGATTTTAACGGGCCCTAGTGGGAAGTATGAGGGGGACACCAAAACCTTCATTAACCAAATCCGTGATGCTCTCTATTGCTCGAAGATTTGCTCTTACGCTCAGGGTATGGCGCTATTGAGTGCAGCGTCAAAGGCTTATTCCTATGACCTGAATTTGAGCGAAACTGCCCGGATTTGGAAGGGTGGTTGTATTATTCGAGCTGGGTTCTTGAATAAGATTAAATCTGCTTTCAAGGAAAATCCAGAGTTGCCCAATTTGCTTTTGGCTCCTGAGTTTAAGCAGACAATTTTGGATCGTCAGGACGCTTGGCGGGAAGTTTTGTCCCAGTCAGCGAAGCTGGGGATTCCAGTTCCGGCGTTCAGTGCGTCGCTGGATTATTTTGATAGTTATCGACGCGATCGCTTGCCACAAAACCTCACTCAAGCTCAGCGCGATTACTTCGGCGCTCACACCTACGAGCGTATTGACAAAGAAGGCTTCTTCCACACCGAATGGACGGCGCTTGACGAGGAAACTTTACAAACCTCGACACCTGTACCCCTTCAAGCTCAAGATCCTGCGGTAGTTTTAACCACCCCGGACGCTCCGGAATAG
- a CDS encoding DnaJ domain-containing protein: MNNINRSYEILGLKPGASHSEIKQAYRHLAKTSHPDRFSHDTQLKQKAEEEIKKINQAYEQLKFYLENSVDKTSTTGIYKNNLSNAEIYYSQGLENVKKEKYEEAIENFTRAIRINSYYIEAYKSRGFACSQLGYNNRANSDAKKVAELELKQKAAKPSPAPPQPSPPPPPASVFPQWKCDHTLTSHSELVAAVVISWDGKTLISGSFDKTIKLWNLATGKLIHTLTGHSDGVRCLAFSKDRRTFASGSVDKTIKLWDLATGKVIRTLGGLFSGHSDEVSAVTFSLDGQILASGSNDKTIKFWQTTTGKELNTLKGQSAQVLSIAISRDGKILASGGLEKPLRIRQMGNGQLIRSIVGNSGYVLSVAFSPDGQNIASGSFKQIKLWQTATGREICTLTGHTGAVYSVTFSPDGKTLVSGSEDGTIKLWQIATGREICTLAGHLGVIYSVAISPDGKTIVSGSHDKTINIWRFS, encoded by the coding sequence ATGAATAATATCAATCGGTCTTACGAAATTCTTGGGCTGAAACCCGGTGCATCGCACTCAGAGATTAAGCAGGCTTACCGACACCTGGCTAAGACTTCGCATCCAGATCGCTTTTCTCATGATACTCAGCTAAAACAAAAGGCAGAGGAGGAAATTAAAAAAATTAACCAAGCTTACGAACAGCTAAAGTTTTATTTGGAAAATTCGGTTGATAAAACTTCTACTACAGGGATTTATAAAAATAATTTATCTAATGCAGAAATATACTATAGCCAGGGATTGGAAAATGTTAAAAAAGAAAAATATGAGGAAGCAATCGAAAATTTTACCCGCGCAATCCGGATCAATTCATACTATATAGAAGCATATAAATCCAGAGGGTTTGCCTGCTCCCAACTTGGATATAACAACAGAGCCAACTCAGATGCAAAGAAAGTGGCAGAGCTTGAGCTGAAACAAAAAGCGGCAAAGCCATCACCCGCACCGCCACAACCTTCGCCACCGCCACCGCCTGCATCTGTATTCCCACAATGGAAATGCGATCACACCCTCACCAGCCATTCAGAATTAGTTGCTGCTGTTGTCATCAGTTGGGATGGAAAAACCCTTATCAGTGGCAGCTTTGACAAAACTATCAAGCTATGGAATCTTGCTACAGGGAAGCTAATCCACACCCTCACAGGCCATTCAGACGGGGTGCGTTGCCTTGCCTTTAGTAAAGATAGAAGAACTTTTGCCAGTGGCAGTGTTGACAAAACCATCAAGTTGTGGGATTTGGCTACAGGGAAAGTAATTCGCACCCTTGGCGGTTTGTTTTCTGGGCATTCAGACGAAGTCTCGGCTGTCACCTTCAGCCTAGATGGGCAAATTTTAGCTAGTGGTAGTAACGACAAAACTATCAAGTTTTGGCAGACAACTACAGGAAAAGAACTCAACACCCTTAAAGGACAGTCAGCCCAAGTTTTGTCTATTGCTATCAGTCGGGATGGAAAGATTCTTGCAAGTGGCGGTTTGGAAAAGCCGCTCAGAATTCGGCAGATGGGCAACGGTCAACTAATTCGTTCAATTGTCGGAAATTCTGGCTATGTTTTGTCTGTCGCCTTCAGCCCAGATGGACAAAACATAGCCAGTGGGAGTTTCAAACAAATCAAACTGTGGCAGACAGCTACAGGCAGAGAAATCTGTACTCTCACAGGGCATACAGGTGCGGTTTATTCTGTCACTTTCAGCCCAGATGGAAAGACTCTTGTGAGTGGCAGCGAGGACGGCACTATCAAGCTGTGGCAGATAGCTACAGGCAGAGAAATCTGTACTCTGGCGGGGCATTTAGGTGTAATTTATTCTGTTGCTATCAGTCCAGATGGAAAGACTATCGTGAGTGGGAGTCATGACAAGACTATCAATATTTGGCGATTTAGTTGA
- a CDS encoding YdcF family protein has product MNRPVRFTYQQPHRAAVHQFAFRSARRLLLFIIAILGVILGGWLLIIMLSLYSASQAKVDAYFVLGGSISREIYVAQQVKKDPEIRVLISQGSKDPCIWLIFQRENASIEQVWLEKCAKSTFSNFYFGIPILRSWGVRKIKLITSASHLPRAQWLAQILCGAHGIWVETEIVPEQGIPANRESFLKTGLDVTRSLVWAVLSQVIQPKCNQVTRLADVDIEQWREQTFKCEHQGNVK; this is encoded by the coding sequence GTGAACCGCCCAGTTAGATTTACTTACCAGCAGCCCCACCGTGCCGCAGTTCATCAGTTTGCCTTCAGAAGCGCTCGACGGCTTTTACTCTTCATTATCGCTATTCTAGGCGTTATCTTGGGCGGATGGCTATTAATCATTATGCTTTCTTTGTACTCTGCCTCACAAGCTAAAGTGGATGCCTATTTTGTCTTAGGCGGAAGTATTAGTCGAGAAATATACGTAGCCCAGCAAGTAAAAAAAGACCCAGAAATACGGGTTTTAATTTCTCAAGGCTCTAAAGACCCCTGCATCTGGCTAATTTTTCAAAGAGAAAATGCTTCTATTGAGCAAGTTTGGCTAGAAAAGTGTGCAAAATCAACTTTTAGCAATTTCTATTTTGGGATACCAATTCTGCGCTCTTGGGGAGTCCGTAAAATTAAGTTAATCACCTCCGCCAGCCATCTGCCAAGGGCGCAGTGGCTCGCGCAAATTTTATGCGGCGCTCATGGGATTTGGGTAGAAACTGAAATCGTACCAGAACAGGGTATTCCTGCCAATCGAGAATCATTTCTCAAGACAGGATTAGACGTAACTCGTAGCTTAGTATGGGCGGTGTTAAGTCAGGTAATTCAACCCAAATGCAACCAAGTAACTCGGCTGGCGGATGTGGATATAGAACAGTGGCGCGAGCAGACTTTTAAGTGCGAACATCAAGGAAATGTAAAGTGA